From Plasmodium malariae genome assembly, chromosome: 4:
acatatataaataatacatatataaataatacatatataaataatacatatataaataatacatatataaataatacatatataaataatacatatataaataatatatatataaacaatatatatatatagatatgcatacatatatatatgtgtatatgtgatTAAAGtgggaaaaaattaaataataagagaaaaaaagaaaaaacaaaacaaatattcatatatgtgtacttatatgtacatatatatgcacagtATTCTAAAGGTATACTGTTCAAAATTGATAGTAAATTGTACACAGTTTAtgtagattttttttttttttttaattctttttttttttttttggtgtaCTCGCaagaatatgtatatataaaagatccTAGTGTAGTGAATATTATTCCTATCATAGTATATAAGTTCAAGTGCTCCGAGTTATAATATTTGCTTAGAAATGTTTGCATGGTGGATTTAACGTTCCCGaacatattataaacaaCATTGTCCgtataataaatacacaaaaagGAGGAAAACGTTACGCATATTGCTGATACACctaggaaaaaaaaacacgTACATGGGAAAAACTATAAAACCGTTGGCCTCACGCATACAGAGATATATACGTATGGATGCACGGATGTGTACTGTGCGTATAAGTGTACGcccgtgtatatatatatatatatatataaatatatatatacatatatatatatatatatatgtacctatgtacgtatgaatgtatgtatatgttccACCTTTTCAATTGACCTAgctttttgcattttttttttccatcgccccgtttttttttttttgttctttttttccttttttctgtttctccttttttctgtttttcgctttttcctttttcgctttttcctttttcgctttttcctttttcgctttttcctttttcgttttttcctttttcgctttttccttttccgttttttccttttccgttttttccttttccttctttccttttttttttttaaaaaaacttaCAAGATaggaagagaaaaaaggCAGCTCGGTAGTTCAGATTAAACACAGCAAAAATGTCTCTTGTTATGGTCAggtaaatgaacaaaatgataGATGAATATATCAAGTTGTAACGTAGcataatcattttatttttgtatatcagtaatttttgttttaataagTTGAGGTGTATGGCTTGTATTATGGAAACAGTTGTGCCTACAAGatgaaatggaaaaaaaaaaaaaaaaaaaaaatttgcatatatatatatatatatatatatatatatatatgtacatgtacatgtacatgtacatgagtataaatgtaaaattgtaaaaatatacgtaAAAGGCAGAAAAACAAACAGATATATGCGCGAAGAAcgaaaaacagaaaaaaaaaaatggcttaaaagagaaaaaagaattctCGCAAAGAGTCCATAATGcgcaaatattttttacaaagaaAACGTTTGCATTGTACAACGTTTAAAACTGCgatatataaaatcatttttttagtGGAAGATGAGTTCTTCATGGAATTTACTGCACTCATTTAGTCTAAAGAAATTGTTCTCGTCACGCTCCAGTGTTTTATCAGTTgcatgcacatatgtatttatgtgcGTGTTCATGTAGTTATACTCATGTATGGGCACGCCACTGTATTCACGTATTGCATGAATGTGCAGGAGCATATGGCAATGTATTGGACAGTTCACCCATGCATTCGTTGTAGGCGAACCATATAAGACGGATCTGTAGTTGGTGTTTACGGCGTCTATtgagaaaatgaaaaatccGATGGAAACAAGAATGCATGAACATATCATTAagatattaaatttaatttgtttaaaataaaaataagaaaaaaaaaaattaaatggtAGTGTCATAGATCTAGCTAGCTGATAAGAtgatatatttgtatattttaaacaaatattccccaaaattaaagtaaaattaaatgatattattaataaccACATATGTTTTATTCCTTCATATAACGAAAAATTTTCCCCTTCtgtattattatcattttgtaattttgtcaaatatttttt
This genomic window contains:
- the PmUG01_04020300 gene encoding GDP-fructose:GMP antiporter, putative, yielding MGKSDLAVLFSIGMYLLSSITSVFVNKYVLMDDVIDTVLLILLQHLSCLLFLFLFKKYLTKLQNDNNTEGENFSLYEGIKHMWLLIISFNFTLILGNICLKYTNISSYQLARSMTLPFNFFFSYFYFKQIKFNILMICSCILVSIGFFIFSIDAVNTNYRSVLYGTTVSIIQAIHLNLLKQKLLIYKNKMIMLRYNLIYSSIILFIYLTITRDIFAVFNLNYRAAFFLFLSCVSAICVTFSSFLCIYYTDNVVYNMFGNVKSTMQTFLSKYYNSEHLNLYTMIGIIFTTLGSFIYTYSCEYTKKKKKELKKKKKST